The genome window ATGAGAAGCATCGTAATTCTCTCCCAGAACTGATTGCCAGGAAGGCTTTCGATGGCCATGTATGCAAAATAACCCCAAAGAACAGATGTAGGTATGCGCTTGATAATTGGAACAGCAAGTATTGTCATTCCCACAAGGATTGATTGCAGTAGGTTGCTCCATCTTTGCTCATTTACTCGCACAGGCAAATGAGCATCAAGGTTTTTTTCCAGATCATGTGTGCGACTTCCATTTTCTCCATTTTCAACTCTCAGAACTGCATCCTTTAGGTCTTTCAATTCTTCTGAGGCTTGAGGCTGAGAACCACAACTACATTTTATGTCCTCTATATATGAGGTATTTTGGTTAGATCatgtttattaatattatggTTGTAGCACTTACAGCCGGAGTCTTGTCCATTTCAACAAAAACTTCTTGCATCTTCCCAAAGATTTCAGAGTTGCTACCCTGTTGACTTATGCATTCCTTACCTTTCTTTGCCATTCTTTTTTGAATGAACTACATGCATTGATGAAAGATATCAGTCGAAGAAAATCAACATACTGCGTACACATAATAATGTATCGACACTTGTTTGTACCTGCTTTTTCAGAAAGGCAAGGCTTTTGGTGTGCATGGGAGATTGAGGAAGAACACCATTGGAAGGAGGGATGCCGAGTAATCCGCATAAAAAGGTCTGAGTAGTTCATGGGAAGACCATATTGAAATAACTTATCATGGAAAACAGTGACAGAAaccttaatatatattttcttgagGAATCAACATAAATACCATGATACCAAGCAAGAATAAATCATAATGATAAGCAGAAGGGTTCTTGAGATTAAATTCTTTCTGTTGTGCCATTTGGGAAGCAACACTGTggtcaaaaaaataaagacCAGCTATCATTACTGCTGGGATAATTGCAGCAAAGATGTATACTGTAGGAACTGTTCCCATATTCTGCAATTAGTAGCTGCAGTTATTGGCAATTATTCTTGTAGCATACTGATGGTATCTTCGATATGCATTTCAGAGATGTAAAAAATAATTGAGTATTCAACCTGGATTACTGGCCCACGATTAAATAACCCAGAGTCACGGGGAAGAGGAATACGAAGTCTTCTGGGAACTCCTGCAGGAACTCTTTCAGGTACAAGGTCTGTGAATGCTGTCCATTTTACTATCAAAAAAGGAACTCCGTAGTCTGTCATAAGACTTCGTACCCAGCCTAAAAGTAGTTATAAACCATTTCAGTTTTAAGTTGAGGGCAAAATAAAGAATCGGAACCCCAAAAAATTCACAAACCTGGGCCAAACTGTGACGACCTCATTCTTCTAGTCTCTAAGGAACTATACAGTACACCAAACGCGAAAATGATCGCTAGCAACCCGTTTACATAATTCCACTGAAAGCTATACTTCTCTTCAGAAGGATCCTCACCTTTAGGAGTTTTAAACTCATTAAGCAACCCCTGTTATACAAATGCAAATggctttaattttgtttttacttCTAGGGGCTCAGGTAATTAATTCTCATAGCCATAAAAATACCTTAATAGCTTCTTGCATGAAAAGAACTGCAATGAGCATGCCAAAGAGTTCCCCTGCAATTCTTGTAAATCTGTTGATAATGGTGCAAGCATTGAATATTGCAAGGAGGACTAGCATAAGTGCTGTCCAGACACAAACCCTGCAACAGAAGGATCAAAAGTAAACAAACTATACTACAGATGTCAAGGTGTATTATAAGAATCAAGTAAACCTTACCATCCAGCCCAAGCCAGGAATTGATCTTCTCCGATGTCAGGTGTATCTTTACAGTAATTATATAGGTAAGTATACATTATAATTGTAGGCTCTGCAACTCCTAAAATCAATAAAGGTTGTCCACCAAAAATTGAGTGTATGACGCCGCATATAGCAGTTGAAGCCAAAGTTTCCACTGCGCTTAAGCTTCCATCTATATACAAAAAGTGACTTGTCAAAGCCCTCCATCATATCCGCATACTCAAATAAACAGGCCAGCCAAACTGCATCAGTTTTGCAAATTTAAATCGCTTAACTGCTCAAACTGTAGAAACAACATTAGAAGTAAATAAATATGACTAACCCGTATCTCTGACCAACTGCTCTCCAAATGCAATTACTGGAAGCGCAGATGCAAAGAATATATAGGTTGTTGGAGCAAAAATTCTGCATTATACACAGGTGAAGCTACAGTAATATTGGAATGCTCTGCAGAAATTTAAGTTATTAAAATGAAAGAAGCTGAAAAGAACCTGCATCCTGAGAAAATTGCACTTGTCCAGTCTTGCTTGTAGCAAGCTTTTCTTCCTTTTAGGTCATTAATTATTCCCCGGAATGGTATTTTTGGCGATTCCATTATGAAAGCATTCTGAGATTAATGAGAAGGTCAATGTGATTTATCAGTATCAAATGCAAAGTATATACGATCAGGCAAAACCAAGATGTGATTTGTTGCTGAAACAAACAAGCCAAAATCTAAATACACGTCTTTAAGCAAATCACACCAATAGTTCGTACTGTTAAGTAACCAGCTCATCAAAGCCGGACAAACAGCTGGGAGTGGGAGGACTCGAACCATGCTATGTAACCAGCTCATCTAAAaccttaggttgtgttcacttggagtgaatggaatggagggagaatggaatgaattttctACACTAAAATGGTGTTCatcaaagaaaatgtaaataattttcattccttcaatcattccaatcttactattttaactataacttgaacccacatgttttggaaggaatgctcattccttttctacatcatgtttcttcacaatcttactcacaagaaatttaactacattcatattttgtcactattatttcatactttcttctttctccttaaaacttctatataaattttcattccattctcccctcattccattctatgaagtgaacacagccttaaAGTATTAGAGGAAGACCCCGACAAAAACAATATGCAAAAGAGACAAATAGAGGTTTATAAATTCTTTACTTTAAACCTTTCCATTTGTTAAATTTGTAAAGCTACACATACAAATAGTGAAATATATTTAAGCAGATCACCATTAGTACCCTTAAATTCAATTGCATGTACATGATTATGGGTGCATAAAAACACATGATTTCAGAAATGGACAAGTACCCCAACAAAAATACAACCATACCTGATTTTGTATGATTTTTGGGTAAAAATTTGTCACCACCTGGGCTCCGAAACTATAATATTGTGCTGATCAGCTAGAAATTTTTGCAGAAGAAAAGGTTATGATCGCCTGATTTTCTGTAATTGACATGGTCATTTCATAAACCAGACAAAAACTGCTCCTACAAAAGTGCAACACCGTCTGAATAGAAATTGCAAAGAGAACAGGAACAACTTGCAAGTTACAATACTTTGCTTGGTAATTATTTAGGAATAGGATTAATGTATAAAGAATCCCACATTTCCTAAATTAGGCTAATTAATATATTCTTTGAATTTTCTATCAATGAAATCACTTTTCATATATTGCACTATTTTCCAAGTTTTGGGACAGACAACAAATTCTATTATCAGATTATGATTTATGAACTAGAAATTAGCTTATTATTCTTTACACAAACATATTATAAACTAGAAGCCGATGAAATTAGCAAACAtagcttagagcatctccaacggtgttggttataatcgttggctaaattggacctgtaagacattatgtaaaatttgctgaacctgtaagacattttgtttcaatggtactggctatattggttggttataatttaaaaatagtatgttattaatattttaaattgttaaaatagaatatatcagttcaatatggtaataaatgatgtacaatcttcctacagattttcttacagacctgtagaggttcgacaaatttagccatccataggaggttggctaaatttatagacaacagctgagcatggttggagttgagtttttggagctgttggctaaatttttttattttaagtatgccaactcaccttttagccaagggttttagatggttggagatgctcttagtttaGAAAAAAAACTTAGTACTTGAAAGTAAGATACTTAGCgaaaagtaatttttatattgaagccatttgggtaaacttaaaataagtgtttattgcttaaactaaaaaaaagtaaagtaaagtgaagtagaagttagtgattaaagtgtttgggacaaaaaaatataagttataaaacaaaagttaggattagtagttttttataagtgcttctcgactttttatacatacagtacgaataagtgcttctaacttataactcCAGAAGTGGGGCTTAAAAACTccacccaaacacccacattatgtgtttgaatttttttttatattcaacttattagtaattagtaatataataaaatattggaattttctgAAAACACCCAAGTTGTAAAatgtattttcaaaaatatttttttttaaatattttcataaaatattgacttttaaaaaatatttttaaaaatacggtTACCATAATTGCAACTGATCAATCAAGATCAGCCACATATATAACTTCAGAAATTAATACGATTTGTGTGTGAAAGCTAGCTTTGTGTAGTATAGAAATCAGCCTACAGAGGAGA of Daucus carota subsp. sativus chromosome 3, DH1 v3.0, whole genome shotgun sequence contains these proteins:
- the LOC108212114 gene encoding LOW QUALITY PROTEIN: probable boron transporter 7 (The sequence of the model RefSeq protein was modified relative to this genomic sequence to represent the inferred CDS: substituted 1 base at 1 genomic stop codon), producing the protein MESPKIPFRGIINDLKGRKACYKQDWTSAIFSGCRIFAPTTYIFFASALPVIAFGEQLVRDTDGSLSAVETLASTAICGVIHSIFGGQPLLILGVAEPTIIMYTYLYNYCKDTPDIGEDQFLAWAGWVCVWTALMLVLLAIFNACTIINRFTRIAGELFGMLIAVLFMQEAIKGLLNEFKTPKGEDPSEEKYSFQWNYVNGLLAIIFAFGVLYSSLETRRMRSSQFGPGWVRSLMTDYGVPFLIVKWTAFTDLVPERVPAGVPRRLRIPLPRDSGYHQYATRIIANNCSYXLQNMGTVPTVYIFAAIIPAVMIAGLYFFDHSVASQMAQQKEFNLKNPSAYHYDLFLLGIMTFLCGLLGIPPSNGVLPQSPMHTKSLAFLKKQFIQKRMAKKGKECISQQGSNSEIFGKMQEVFVEMDKTPAVKELKDLKDAVLRVENGENGSRTHDLEKNLDAHLPVRVNEQRWSNLLQSILVGMTILAVPIIKRIPTSVLWGYFAYMAIESLPGNQFWERITMLLIPPARWYKVLAEAHASFVELVPQKTIAMFTLFQLVYLGICYAITWIPIGGILFPLPFFLLIIIRERVMPRLVHPEYLQELDAAAYEELTGSIIHNRTIPGQVYYTRDLSSADDGSSELPTDDDYEILDELTTSRGELKLRAASRRQHQQACPSYSRHYFPPNPILHMNMLSTISDKT